A single window of Saccopteryx leptura isolate mSacLep1 unplaced genomic scaffold, mSacLep1_pri_phased_curated manual_scaffold_41, whole genome shotgun sequence DNA harbors:
- the ACTL9 gene encoding actin-like protein 9: MADNRLPPKTGAVVIDMGTGTCKVGFAGQAQPTYTVATILGCQPRKLTTTGQPVLETFIGEAARARPELMLVQPVQNGIVVDWDAAELIWRHLLEHDLRVSTQDHPLLFSDPPFSPTTNREKLVEVAFESMRAPAMYVASQSLLSVYSHGRVNGLVVDIGHGVTSTVPVFQGYHLPHAIERLDLAGTHLTSFLAEMLLGSRLPLGQQDLETVENIKHCYCYIAPDFQKAQARPEQECRQCLKLSNGRTVTLGKELFQCPELLFSPPEMPGLSPVGIPTMAKQSLNKVPTEVRADMAQNVLLCGGSSLFVGLKDRFRRELLRSLPCEVHLVVAVEPIRNFSVWIGGSILASLRSFQSCWVLRAQYEEQGPQIVYRKCS, encoded by the coding sequence CCACCATCTTGGGCTGCCAGCCCAGGAAACTGACCACCACGGGACAGCCAGTGCTGGAGACTTTCATCGGCGAGGCTGCCCGCGCGCGCCCAGAGCTGATGCTGGTGCAGCCAGTGCAGAATGGCATCGTGGTGGACTGGGACGCGGCAGAGCTCATTTGGCGCCACCTGCTGGAGCACGACCTCCGTGTTTCCACGCAGGACCACCCGCTGCTATTCTCTGACCCACCCTTCAGCCCCACCACCAACCGCGAGAAGCTAGTGGAGGTGGCTTTCGAGTCAATGCGCGCCCCCGCCATGTACGTAGCTTCCCAGTCACTGCTGTCTGTCTATTCGCACGGGCGGGTCAACGGGCTGGTGGTGGACATAGGCCACGGAGTCACCTCCACCGTGCCCGTATTCCAAGGCTACCATCTGCCCCACGCCATCGAGCGCCTGGACCTGGCAGGCACCCACCTGACCTCCTTTCTGGCGGAGATGCTTTTGGGTTCCCGTTTGCCGCTGGGGCAGCAGGACCTGGAAACAGTGGAGAACATCAAGCACTGCTATTGTTACATAGCCCCCGACTTCCAGAAGGCACAGGCCCGGCCGGAGCAGGAGTGCCGGCAGTGCCTGAAGCTGTCCAATGGCCGAACGGTCACGCTGGGCAAGGAGTTGTTTCAGTGCCCAGAGCTGCTGTTCAGCCCCCCGGAAATGCCTGGGCTGTCGCCCGTGGGAATCCCCACCATGGCCAAACAGAGTCTTAACAAGGTGCCCACGGAGGTGCGTGCGGACATGGCGCAGAACGTGTTGCTCTGCGGTGGCTCTTCGCTCTTCGTGGGTTTGAAGGATCGCTTCCGCAGGGAGCTTCTGCGCAGTCTGCCCTGCGAGGTGCACCTGGTGGTGGCGGTTGAGCCCATCCGCAACTTTTCGGTGTGGATCGGGGGTTCCATCCTAGCCTCGCTGCGCTCCTTCCAGTCCTGCTGGGTCCTGAGGGCGCAGTACGAGGAGCAGGGTCCCCAAATTGTATACCGCAAATGCTCCTGA